CGAAATACCAAGCGTCGGATTCCTTAGACTCCGAGGAAGCCTCCGTAACATCGCTGGAGGACATCGCGACAATACTCGACGAACTTATAGGCACATCCGTTGCATTAGAAGAATTGTCAGAACCGCAACCAATAAAGGCTAAAGTCATTCCCATCAGCAAGCAAATTGCACTAAAAAAATTCGTCCTCATATCCCCCTTAATCTAAATAAAAACGAGACCCTTTTTAGGATCTCGCTCAATATTTTACTTATGTAAATTTTCCGGCGCGACGCTCGCCTTACCAGTCTTTTTCAGGGCGTCTCTGGCCGCGGATGGGTTTCCAGGGTTTGCGTTCGCCGTTCTGCTCATCGAAATCCTTCAACATCTGGGCCGCATCCTCGGGACTCATCATAGCGGGAGTTTCTTCAGGCTGCTGGTCTTCCCCACCCTGGCTGTCGCTGGACTGATCCTGCGGCTGTTCGGGCTGAGGCTGCTGATCCTGGCCACCGTTGGAATCGGAGCTCTGATTGTTGCCCTGGCTGGAACTGGATTCGCCAGAATTCTGGTCCTGCTGGTTTTGATCCTGCTGGTCCTTATTCTGATCCTGGTTATCCTTGTTCTGGTCCTGATTTTGATCTTGATTCTGATCCTGGTTTTGATCGTTGTTCTGATCATTCTTAGGATCGTTCTTCTTATTTTCGTTCTTCTGTTCGTCCTTCGCTTCCTTAATGCGATCTAGAAGCATCTGCAGTTTCTGATCGTTAGGATAATACTGAAGGCCTTCATTACAGGTAATCTCTGCGGTGGGCAAGCGATTTTCGATGTACTGGAAAGCAGCATCGCTATAGTAAGCGCTAGCGGACTTCGGAGCAGCAAAAGCCGCACCGGCACACAGAACCAATCCGAAAAGTACACGCGGAAGCATTCTCATTAGATTACCTCCAGATCGTTATCGGTGTTGCTGGCGTCAATCTTTGCCTTAGGCTTACGACCTGCCTTAATTTCAATGACATCATCTATACGCTGCACGTAAGAGCTGAGCTGACCTGCAGTTTCATCTTCGGCGATGATGTTTTCCAGAAGGGCCTTGGCATCTTCATACTTGCCATCCTTGGAAAGCTGGAGAGCGCGAGCCAGAGCTTCCTTGGCCTTTTCACTTAAAGGCGGCTGCTTCTGATCATTTTCCTGATCCTGGTTCTTGTCCTGATTTTCCTTCTGCTTGTCAATTTCTTCCTTCAACTTGCGCTGAACAATTTCAACATTCTTCTTGGCGTTTTCAAAATCCTCATTCAAGTCGATTGCCTTTTTCAGATAGGCAACGGATTCACGCCACGCCGCAATACGTTCACTAGGCTCACTGGCTTTTTCACCCACGCGGAAATGGGTATTGGCTAAATTATAGGCAGCCTTTGCAGCCAGTTTCTTATCCGGCATGCGGACTGCACTTTCCAATTCCTTCTTGGCCTCGTCATAATTA
This genomic interval from Fibrobacter sp. UWEL contains the following:
- a CDS encoding tetratricopeptide repeat protein, whose translation is MRLSSSKVFVAVLMVAVAAFARPINDGNKLFAAGDYAGALEKYMKAREAEPAEPILFYNIGTCQYKLGNYDEAKKELESAVRMPDKKLAAKAAYNLANTHFRVGEKASEPSERIAAWRESVAYLKKAIDLNEDFENAKKNVEIVQRKLKEEIDKQKENQDKNQDQENDQKQPPLSEKAKEALARALQLSKDGKYEDAKALLENIIAEDETAGQLSSYVQRIDDVIEIKAGRKPKAKIDASNTDNDLEVI